Proteins encoded within one genomic window of Triticum aestivum cultivar Chinese Spring chromosome 2D, IWGSC CS RefSeq v2.1, whole genome shotgun sequence:
- the LOC123055558 gene encoding peptidyl-prolyl cis-trans isomerase E-like: MQKHLSFGFVTFLEREDTATVMDNMEGAELFGRVLTENYTFPEKINGGEQGWAAQPSMSGVLCFSSVQLRYDLLSCLPAWLLHSRIWAAKCFSYLV; the protein is encoded by the coding sequence ATGCAGAAGCACCTCTCCTTCGGGTTCGTCACGTTCCTGGAGCGCGAGGACACCGCCACCGTCATGGACAACATGGAGGGCGCCGAGCTCTTCGGCCGCGTCCTCACCGAGAACTACACCTTCCCCGAGAAAATCAATGGAGGGGAGCAGGGATGGGCCGCGCAGCCAAGTATGTCAGGCGTCCTGTGCTTCTCATCTGTTCAACTACGTTATGACCTGCTTTCGTGCTTGCCTGCCTGGTTGCTTCACAGCAGGATTTGGGCTGCCAAATGTTTTTCTTACCTGGTATGA